A window from Exiguobacterium marinum DSM 16307 encodes these proteins:
- a CDS encoding LPXTG cell wall anchor domain-containing protein, whose protein sequence is MTHNIQRFVAVFTILMFLSTLITVHVVHADTTTFRYIQVDLTDEEMETLYESSLVYEGITFYGVRESADIWRFVIDAESVDDSLIDVITLYDAEGVPYTFSPNIISDLYPVEVEEPSVVEEPEVTSTIEPEPVAEEPESEPMLPVLSIEAVNIAGVDQAVVGGELSYTFIVENTGDTPLTVTNMSHEYFSGNLEQLSVESFNQRVFDRLNELMGDDGLLPGEQVEVTDVLEIPTDYSFSVHPEIGSVFQVTGVDEFDRIVTSESQQIILLQQPDFTVSATSEKATVQPGEPVRYTYTITNTSKITLFLSDAMLTWPNGALTEEERNMANRRFREEVEAIPTFLDGFGPEEEVTFSFELPLLPSYDVRAGAKLIQRATFTFHVNEDVGVARSVDVPVGVKQAVPSKEEEPKQESKKQQQEVKTEDVSVVKIVVQESGAPPVEHVDESDTYAQDLLPMTGEADDAWHAMVGTLLFASGLLLLIRRKHPSTKP, encoded by the coding sequence ATGACACACAACATCCAGCGCTTCGTTGCCGTATTTACTATTCTCATGTTCCTTTCAACATTGATTACCGTCCATGTCGTACATGCTGATACAACAACGTTTCGTTATATTCAAGTGGATTTGACGGACGAGGAAATGGAAACATTATACGAATCAAGTTTAGTTTATGAAGGCATCACGTTTTATGGGGTACGTGAATCAGCTGACATTTGGCGATTCGTGATTGATGCGGAGTCGGTCGATGATTCGTTGATTGACGTCATCACGCTCTATGATGCGGAAGGTGTCCCTTATACGTTTTCTCCGAATATCATTTCGGACTTGTATCCTGTTGAAGTAGAAGAGCCATCTGTAGTCGAAGAACCGGAAGTGACCTCGACCATTGAACCGGAACCGGTAGCAGAAGAACCGGAGTCTGAACCGATGCTCCCGGTACTTTCAATCGAGGCGGTGAACATTGCTGGGGTCGACCAAGCTGTTGTCGGGGGTGAACTTTCCTATACGTTTATCGTTGAAAATACAGGAGACACACCGTTGACGGTGACAAATATGTCCCATGAGTATTTCAGTGGGAATCTAGAACAATTATCAGTCGAATCGTTCAATCAACGTGTTTTTGACCGTTTGAATGAATTGATGGGGGATGACGGACTCCTTCCTGGTGAACAGGTGGAAGTGACAGACGTCTTAGAGATTCCGACGGATTATTCGTTCAGCGTTCATCCTGAGATTGGCAGTGTCTTTCAGGTGACAGGAGTGGATGAATTCGATCGAATCGTCACATCAGAAAGTCAGCAAATTATCCTCTTGCAACAACCTGATTTTACAGTGAGTGCTACGAGTGAGAAGGCGACCGTACAACCGGGAGAACCCGTTCGATACACGTATACGATCACCAACACCTCGAAAATCACTTTGTTCTTATCTGACGCTATGCTTACATGGCCGAACGGTGCTTTGACAGAAGAAGAGCGAAACATGGCGAATAGACGATTCAGGGAGGAAGTCGAAGCGATTCCTACCTTCCTAGACGGGTTCGGTCCGGAAGAAGAAGTGACGTTCTCTTTTGAACTCCCGCTCCTCCCATCCTATGATGTGAGAGCCGGGGCTAAATTGATTCAACGTGCGACGTTCACCTTTCACGTAAATGAAGATGTAGGAGTCGCACGATCCGTCGACGTACCGGTGGGAGTGAAGCAAGCCGTCCCGTCAAAAGAAGAAGAACCGAAACAAGAGTCTAAGAAACAGCAGCAAGAAGTGAAGACAGAGGATGTATCCGTCGTGAAAATCGTCGTTCAGGAGAGTGGAGCGCCACCAGTCGAACACGTTGATGAGTCTGACACGTACGCGCAAGATTTACTACCGATGACAGGCGAAGCGGATGACGCGTGGCATGCCATGGTCGGTACACTACTTTTTGCCTCCGGACTTCTCTTGTTGATTCGTCGCAAACACCCGTCAACCAAACCATAA
- a CDS encoding CamS family sex pheromone protein — MKWKQLVVPTIASALLLSGCSMKIPMGEEEATPTGEETAAEGVTQAIEARDSYYQMVIPFKAAAARGLAQRQVSSSLELEEVELGLMRHSTDAFAPDKFAYQEGQLLNAEDVSRLLGRKGGSKDGLTPLNPAYADGKAEVEDDKFVEANKKSPLYLASIVEQNYMTKKDSGYQLGGVSFALILNREYIFQAPNYGPTYTVKLDQKKVVTEGERMANELVNQLRKREDFKEIDINIALYMKSTQGSPTPGNYIKSAYIGTKDEVTSSDWKAIDEKYYYFPSATATNEVREDAQKFTLFSDRIADLFPDYSGMIGKGFYQNGDLSRLEVDIPIQFYSRAELVGFTQHVVGLLENRWEYSRNVPVRINVTSLGGAHEVTIVFEDGMDSPKVYF; from the coding sequence ATGAAATGGAAACAACTCGTCGTCCCGACAATCGCCTCTGCGCTGTTGTTAAGTGGATGTTCAATGAAAATACCGATGGGTGAGGAAGAGGCGACACCGACCGGGGAAGAAACGGCAGCTGAAGGTGTTACGCAAGCGATTGAAGCGCGTGATTCATACTATCAGATGGTGATTCCATTCAAGGCGGCAGCAGCGAGAGGACTTGCCCAGCGTCAAGTCAGTTCGTCATTAGAGCTTGAAGAAGTCGAACTTGGCCTTATGCGCCATTCGACGGATGCGTTCGCCCCAGACAAATTCGCCTATCAAGAAGGCCAACTTCTGAACGCAGAAGACGTTTCGCGTTTGCTTGGACGAAAAGGTGGTAGTAAAGACGGACTAACGCCTTTAAACCCGGCGTATGCAGATGGGAAGGCTGAAGTCGAGGATGACAAATTTGTCGAGGCAAATAAAAAATCACCACTTTATCTGGCTTCAATCGTGGAACAGAATTACATGACGAAAAAGGACAGCGGTTATCAATTAGGCGGTGTGTCGTTCGCACTTATTTTAAATCGTGAGTACATCTTCCAGGCACCGAACTATGGACCGACATATACGGTCAAGCTCGATCAGAAGAAAGTGGTCACAGAAGGCGAACGGATGGCGAACGAACTCGTCAACCAGTTACGAAAACGGGAAGACTTTAAAGAAATAGACATCAACATTGCACTTTACATGAAGTCGACACAAGGCTCACCGACTCCGGGAAACTACATCAAATCCGCATACATCGGAACGAAAGATGAAGTCACATCAAGTGATTGGAAAGCCATCGATGAGAAATATTACTACTTCCCATCGGCTACAGCGACAAATGAGGTGCGTGAGGATGCTCAAAAGTTTACGCTCTTCAGTGACCGGATCGCCGATCTCTTCCCAGACTACAGTGGGATGATTGGGAAGGGTTTCTATCAGAATGGAGATTTATCACGACTTGAGGTCGATATCCCAATCCAATTCTATAGCCGTGCCGAACTCGTCGGATTCACGCAACACGTTGTCGGCTTACTTGAGAATCGATGGGAATACAGCCGAAACGTACCGGTCCGAATCAACGTGACCTCACTCGGTGGAGCCCATGAAGTAACGATTGTGTTTGAGGACGGTATGGATAGTCCTAAAGTATACTTCTAA
- a CDS encoding DnaJ C-terminal domain-containing protein yields MAKNYYDELGVSKGASEQEIKRAYRKLAKQYHPDVNKDSGAQDRFKSIQEAFDVLSDPEKKANYDRYGSPDGPSFGQGFGGGGETYGEGSAQFEDLFRQFGGGSRTTSRTFGFEDMFGSFFDQAVEEDLDESVRINIPLSQLTKDSKMSLRLQTGTVNVKIPQGAYEGQKLRLKGKGSRVGQSGNRGDVYVELHFTDDDTYRREGEHIVTVKRLRPLEFLDGASVIIATLDGGRVKLKVKPGSRPGQRMRIPGRGVMTGSKVRSDLYVQLEVDLPLDDAYRSVYEQIER; encoded by the coding sequence ATGGCTAAAAACTATTATGATGAGCTCGGTGTCTCAAAAGGAGCGTCGGAGCAAGAGATTAAGCGTGCATATCGGAAGTTGGCGAAACAATACCATCCGGACGTCAATAAAGATTCTGGCGCACAAGATCGGTTCAAGTCGATTCAAGAAGCGTTTGACGTGTTGAGCGACCCGGAGAAAAAGGCAAATTATGATCGATATGGGAGTCCGGATGGGCCTTCGTTTGGACAAGGATTCGGCGGTGGCGGAGAAACTTACGGGGAAGGATCGGCCCAGTTCGAAGATTTATTCCGACAATTTGGCGGTGGGTCTCGAACGACTTCCCGCACATTCGGGTTTGAAGATATGTTCGGCAGTTTCTTTGACCAAGCAGTCGAGGAGGATCTAGATGAATCCGTTCGGATCAATATCCCGCTCAGCCAGCTTACAAAAGACTCGAAAATGAGTCTTCGTCTTCAGACAGGTACTGTGAACGTCAAGATTCCACAAGGTGCCTATGAAGGGCAGAAGTTACGGTTGAAAGGAAAAGGAAGTCGGGTAGGACAATCCGGTAACCGAGGAGACGTGTATGTCGAACTACATTTCACAGATGATGATACGTATCGTCGTGAAGGGGAGCATATCGTGACCGTGAAGCGGTTGCGGCCGCTCGAATTTTTAGACGGAGCGAGCGTCATTATTGCGACGCTCGACGGAGGGCGAGTGAAGCTGAAAGTGAAGCCGGGAAGTCGTCCGGGGCAACGGATGAGGATTCCGGGTCGCGGTGTTATGACCGGTTCGAAGGTACGGTCGGATTTGTACGTGCAACTCGAGGTCGATCTGCCGCTTGATGATGCTTACCGTTCTGTTTATGAACAAATTGAACGTTGA